In Microbacterium esteraromaticum, the following proteins share a genomic window:
- a CDS encoding DUF488 domain-containing protein encodes MELRRRRAYDSASPDDGFRVLVDRLWPRGVSKERAAIDLWAKDVAPTTELRREWHAPGADFDASAQHYRAQLEGESAGALAALVDELRGRPVVTLVYAVNDTERNHAIVLEDVLRSLLD; translated from the coding sequence ATGGAACTTCGTCGCAGACGAGCCTACGACAGCGCATCACCCGACGACGGGTTCCGCGTGCTGGTCGACCGGCTCTGGCCGAGGGGCGTCTCGAAGGAGCGCGCGGCGATCGATCTCTGGGCGAAGGACGTCGCGCCGACCACCGAGCTGCGTCGCGAATGGCACGCCCCCGGCGCCGACTTCGACGCCAGCGCCCAGCACTACCGCGCGCAGCTCGAGGGGGAATCCGCGGGTGCTCTCGCGGCCCTCGTCGACGAGCTGCGCGGGCGTCCCGTCGTCACCCTCGTCTACGCCGTCAACGACACCGAGCGCAACCACGCGATCGTGCTCGAGGATGTGCTTCGGTCGCTTCTCGACTGA
- a CDS encoding SDR family NAD(P)-dependent oxidoreductase, with the protein MQITGQGALITGGASGLGLATARRLSAAGARVAIIDLPSCPGEEIAAELGGLFLPADVTSSEQVAAAVASAHAVAPLRVVVNCAGIAPPAKVLDRDGNPAELDAFERIIRINLVGTFNVISQAAAVIAQTEPTEGGDRGVIVNTASVAAFDGQIGQPAYSASKGGVHAMTLPIARELARHGIRVCTIAPGIMETPMLAGLPQAAQDSLGQQVPYPSRLGKPDEYAALVEHIVANGYLNGETIRLDGAIRMAPK; encoded by the coding sequence ATGCAGATCACGGGACAGGGCGCGCTCATCACGGGCGGCGCGAGCGGACTCGGCCTCGCCACCGCACGCAGGCTCTCCGCGGCCGGAGCGCGGGTCGCGATCATCGACCTTCCGAGCTGCCCCGGCGAGGAGATCGCCGCCGAGCTCGGCGGGCTCTTCCTGCCTGCCGACGTGACGAGCTCCGAGCAGGTCGCCGCGGCCGTGGCATCCGCCCATGCCGTCGCCCCGCTGCGCGTCGTCGTGAACTGCGCCGGCATCGCCCCTCCCGCCAAGGTCCTCGACCGCGACGGAAACCCCGCCGAGCTCGACGCGTTCGAACGCATCATCCGCATCAACCTCGTCGGCACCTTCAACGTCATCTCGCAGGCCGCCGCCGTGATCGCCCAGACCGAGCCGACCGAGGGCGGCGACCGCGGCGTCATCGTCAACACCGCCAGCGTCGCGGCGTTCGACGGCCAGATCGGCCAGCCCGCCTACTCGGCATCGAAGGGCGGCGTGCATGCGATGACGCTGCCGATCGCCCGTGAGCTCGCGCGCCACGGCATCCGGGTCTGCACCATCGCCCCCGGCATCATGGAGACCCCGATGCTCGCCGGCCTGCCGCAGGCCGCGCAGGACTCGCTCGGTCAGCAGGTGCCGTATCCGTCGCGGCTCGGCAAGCCCGACGAGTACGCCGCGCTCGTCGAGCACATCGTGGCCAACGGCTACCTCAACGGCGAGACGATCCGTCTCGACGGCGCCATCCGCATGGCACCGAAGTAA
- a CDS encoding energy-coupling factor transporter transmembrane component T family protein, whose protein sequence is MDLPAAASAERSGERTAWLDGVNPVTKIVLALVLSVPLFASIDPVSALVAIGLQLLCLPLTGLPVRTVLLRMLPIIVFSPLAGISMLLYAEPEGRVYWQFGFAVISDGSISLAIAVTLRVIALGLPTILLFGRTDPTELGDALSQVAHLPSRFVLGALAGTRMLGLFLDDWRTMALARRARGVGDSGAVRRFFSMAFVLLVFAVRRGTKLAMAMEARGFGSGIERTWSRPSRLHPRDAMALAGGIAIMVLAIAAAVASGVFRFVWS, encoded by the coding sequence ATGGATCTGCCGGCGGCGGCATCGGCCGAGCGCTCGGGTGAGCGCACCGCTTGGCTCGACGGCGTCAACCCGGTCACCAAGATCGTGCTGGCGCTGGTGCTGTCGGTGCCGCTCTTCGCGTCCATCGATCCGGTGAGCGCCCTGGTGGCGATCGGGCTGCAGCTGCTGTGCCTGCCGCTGACAGGCCTGCCGGTGCGCACGGTGCTGCTGCGCATGCTGCCGATCATCGTGTTCTCGCCGCTCGCTGGCATCAGCATGCTGCTCTACGCGGAGCCGGAGGGGAGGGTGTACTGGCAGTTCGGGTTCGCCGTGATCAGCGATGGGTCGATCTCACTGGCCATCGCGGTGACCCTGCGGGTGATCGCCCTGGGGCTGCCGACGATCCTGCTGTTCGGGCGCACGGATCCGACCGAGCTCGGCGATGCGCTCTCGCAGGTGGCGCACCTGCCCAGTCGCTTCGTGCTCGGGGCGCTGGCCGGTACGCGCATGCTCGGTCTCTTCCTCGACGACTGGCGCACGATGGCCCTGGCTCGACGTGCGCGCGGCGTGGGAGATTCCGGTGCCGTCAGGCGGTTCTTCTCGATGGCGTTCGTGCTGCTGGTGTTCGCGGTGCGTCGCGGCACGAAGCTCGCGATGGCGATGGAGGCGCGCGGGTTCGGCTCGGGGATCGAGCGCACGTGGTCGCGGCCCTCGCGCCTGCACCCGCGGGATGCCATGGCCCTGGCAGGCGGGATCGCGATCATGGTGCTCGCGATCGCCGCGGCCGTCGCCTCGGGCGTCTTCAGGTTCGTCTGGAGCTGA
- a CDS encoding carbohydrate ABC transporter permease: MTTLTGSTSARTSITDTRRVTVPDPASAPRGPRKVTVGGVIRVVGLALWLIITLFPLYWIALTSFKSPGTINRYPIEYWPSEPSLENYVSLFETSSFGVFLGNSALVAVTAGAVATLIALLSAYVLARFEFRGKGPVLIAFLLTQMIPAFIALGPLYSMMSDLGLVDTKPGLILVYIAICIPFSTVMLRGFFENVPDALEEAAQIDGCSRLGALFRVLVPVMTPGIIAAFIFNFVNCWNELFLSVVLMNTDENRTVPSALNGFISTFNIDWGSMSAAAVLTILPTMLMFALASRWIVQGLTSGAVKE; encoded by the coding sequence ATGACCACCCTGACCGGCTCCACTTCGGCGCGCACCTCGATCACCGACACGCGCCGCGTGACCGTCCCCGACCCGGCATCCGCACCCCGCGGCCCGCGCAAGGTGACCGTCGGCGGCGTGATCCGGGTCGTCGGACTCGCGCTGTGGCTCATCATCACGCTGTTCCCGCTGTACTGGATCGCGCTGACCTCGTTCAAGTCGCCTGGCACCATCAACCGCTACCCGATCGAGTACTGGCCGAGCGAGCCGTCGCTCGAGAACTACGTCAGCCTGTTCGAGACGAGCTCGTTCGGCGTCTTCCTGGGCAACTCCGCCCTGGTGGCGGTCACGGCCGGTGCGGTGGCGACGCTCATCGCCCTGCTCAGCGCCTACGTCCTCGCGCGCTTCGAGTTCCGCGGCAAGGGACCCGTGCTGATCGCGTTCCTGCTGACACAGATGATCCCGGCGTTCATCGCGCTCGGACCGCTGTACTCCATGATGAGCGACCTGGGTCTGGTCGACACCAAACCCGGCCTCATCCTCGTGTACATCGCGATCTGCATCCCGTTCTCGACGGTCATGCTGCGGGGCTTCTTCGAGAACGTGCCCGACGCGCTCGAAGAGGCGGCGCAGATCGACGGATGCTCCCGCCTGGGCGCACTGTTCCGCGTCCTCGTCCCGGTGATGACACCAGGCATCATCGCAGCGTTCATCTTCAACTTCGTCAACTGCTGGAACGAGCTGTTCCTGTCGGTCGTGCTGATGAACACCGATGAGAACCGCACTGTCCCGTCGGCGCTGAACGGATTCATCTCCACGTTCAACATCGACTGGGGCTCCATGTCAGCCGCGGCCGTGCTGACGATCCTCCCGACGATGCTGATGTTCGCGCTCGCGAGCCGCTGGATCGTCCAGGGACTGACCTCCGGCGCCGTCAAGGAGTGA
- a CDS encoding sulfite exporter TauE/SafE family protein: protein MEIWAWALLAFAALIAGLGKTALPGSSTIAVVILASVLPARTSTAAMLLLFIVGDVFALIAYRRHADWRTLLRLAPAVVVGLLVGAVFLAVSTDGIVRRTIGVILLAMIALTLWRRHRASARPAGADAEPGARASGRIAAGGYGTLAGFTTMVANSGGPVMSMYFLATRTPVKVFLGTSAWFFAIVNLTKVPFLAGIGLLTPEVLLLDLTLAPMVVIGALIGIRLARRMPQQLFDRLVIALTIAGSVYLLF, encoded by the coding sequence ATGGAGATCTGGGCGTGGGCGCTGCTGGCCTTCGCGGCGCTCATCGCCGGACTCGGCAAGACAGCCCTGCCCGGCAGCTCGACCATCGCGGTGGTGATTCTGGCATCCGTCCTGCCTGCACGCACGTCGACGGCGGCGATGCTGCTGCTGTTCATCGTCGGCGACGTGTTCGCGCTCATCGCCTACCGGCGGCACGCCGACTGGCGCACTCTGCTGCGGCTCGCGCCGGCGGTCGTGGTCGGTCTGCTCGTGGGCGCGGTGTTCCTCGCGGTGAGCACCGACGGGATCGTGCGCCGCACGATCGGCGTCATCCTGCTGGCGATGATCGCGCTCACGCTGTGGCGCCGGCATCGGGCATCGGCCCGACCGGCCGGTGCCGATGCTGAGCCCGGCGCACGGGCATCCGGTCGTATCGCCGCCGGCGGATACGGCACCCTCGCCGGATTCACGACGATGGTCGCCAACTCGGGCGGGCCCGTGATGTCGATGTACTTCCTCGCGACCCGCACCCCGGTGAAGGTGTTCCTCGGCACCTCGGCATGGTTCTTCGCGATCGTCAACCTCACCAAGGTGCCGTTCCTCGCCGGCATCGGACTGCTGACGCCCGAGGTGCTGCTGCTCGATCTCACGCTCGCGCCGATGGTCGTGATCGGTGCGCTGATCGGCATCCGCCTGGCCAGACGGATGCCGCAGCAGCTGTTCGACCGGCTCGTGATCGCACTCACGATCGCCGGATCCGTCTATCTGCTGTTCTGA
- a CDS encoding aldo/keto reductase family protein: MVNYRYLGNSGLKVSEITYGNWVTHASQVGDEAAIATVHAALDAGITTFDTADTYANTAAEVVLGKALAGQRRAGLEIFTKVYFPTGPKGPNDTGLSRKHIFESIEGSLQRLGTDYVDLYQAHRYDYETPLEETMQAFADVVRQGKALYIGVSEWTAEQLREGHALSRQLGFQLISNQPQYSMLHRVIEGKVVPTSESLGISQIVWSPMAQGVLSGKYLPGQPVPDGSRATDPHSGADFIKRLLQDDILEAVQRLKPIAADAGLTMPQLAIAWVLQNQNVAAALVGASRPEQLAETVKASGVRLGADVMTAIDEALGGVANTDPEDTYDVSPKTRLV; encoded by the coding sequence ATGGTCAACTATCGCTACCTCGGAAACAGCGGGCTCAAGGTCTCGGAGATCACCTACGGCAACTGGGTGACCCACGCGTCGCAGGTGGGTGACGAGGCGGCGATCGCGACGGTGCACGCCGCACTCGACGCCGGCATCACCACGTTCGACACCGCGGACACCTATGCGAACACGGCCGCTGAGGTCGTGCTCGGCAAGGCGCTCGCTGGTCAGCGCCGCGCCGGCCTCGAGATCTTCACCAAGGTCTACTTCCCGACCGGACCGAAGGGTCCGAACGACACCGGGCTCAGCCGCAAGCACATCTTCGAGTCGATCGAAGGCTCGCTGCAGCGACTCGGCACCGACTACGTCGACCTGTACCAGGCGCACCGCTACGACTACGAGACTCCTCTCGAAGAGACGATGCAGGCGTTCGCCGACGTCGTGCGGCAGGGCAAGGCGCTGTACATCGGCGTCTCGGAGTGGACGGCCGAGCAGCTGCGCGAAGGTCACGCGCTGTCGCGCCAGCTGGGCTTCCAGCTGATCTCGAACCAGCCGCAGTACTCGATGCTGCACCGCGTGATCGAGGGCAAGGTCGTGCCCACCTCGGAGAGCCTCGGGATCTCGCAGATCGTGTGGTCGCCGATGGCGCAGGGCGTGCTGAGCGGCAAGTACCTCCCCGGTCAGCCCGTGCCCGACGGCTCGCGCGCGACCGACCCGCACTCGGGCGCCGACTTCATCAAGCGCCTGCTGCAGGACGACATCCTCGAGGCGGTGCAGAGGCTCAAGCCCATCGCCGCCGATGCCGGACTCACGATGCCGCAGCTCGCCATCGCCTGGGTGCTGCAGAACCAGAACGTCGCCGCCGCCCTCGTGGGCGCGTCGCGCCCCGAGCAGCTCGCCGAGACCGTGAAGGCCTCGGGCGTGCGTCTCGGCGCCGACGTGATGACGGCGATCGACGAGGCGCTCGGTGGAGTGGCGAACACCGACCCCGAAGACACCTACGACGTCTCGCCGAAGACGCGACTGGTCTGA
- the rlmN gene encoding 23S rRNA (adenine(2503)-C(2))-methyltransferase RlmN: MPASDKTPPSRSTPVRKTGPARGTQVRPATEGWTQQKDAEGRPLLQFASPKRGKPPVHLADLTPAERVEKVKELGLPGFRAKQLSTHYFTHYTSDPAHMTDLPAAQREELVAGTLPPLMTEVKRLETDKGDTIKFLWRLHDGALVESVLMRYPGRITLCVSSQAGCGMNCPFCATGQAGLTRNMSTAEIIEQIVRANRAIANGELGGKKANDHSMERVSNIVFMGMGEPLANYKRVMDAVRIMVAPQPDGLGMSARGITVSTVGLVPAIKKLADEDIPVTFALSLHAPDDELRDELIPVNSRWKVGEALDAAREYFEKTGRRVSIEYALIKDMNDHPWRADLLASKLNSRGRGWVHVNPIPLNPTPGSIWTASEVDVQNEFVRRLNDAGIPTTLRDTRGKEIDGACGQLVATSEDEAEAAALV; the protein is encoded by the coding sequence ATGCCCGCATCCGACAAGACGCCGCCCTCCCGCAGCACGCCCGTGCGCAAGACCGGGCCCGCCCGCGGCACTCAGGTGCGCCCCGCGACCGAGGGATGGACGCAGCAGAAGGATGCCGAGGGGCGCCCGCTCCTGCAGTTCGCCAGCCCGAAGCGCGGCAAGCCGCCCGTCCACCTGGCCGACCTGACGCCCGCCGAGCGCGTCGAGAAGGTGAAGGAGCTGGGCCTGCCCGGCTTCCGCGCGAAGCAGCTGTCGACCCACTACTTCACGCACTACACCTCGGACCCGGCGCATATGACCGACCTTCCCGCCGCTCAGCGCGAGGAGCTCGTCGCCGGCACGCTGCCGCCCCTGATGACCGAGGTGAAGCGCCTCGAGACCGACAAGGGCGACACGATCAAGTTCCTGTGGCGTCTGCACGACGGCGCCCTCGTCGAGTCGGTGCTCATGCGCTACCCCGGCCGCATCACGCTGTGCGTCTCTTCGCAGGCAGGCTGCGGCATGAACTGCCCGTTCTGCGCCACCGGCCAGGCGGGGCTCACCCGCAACATGTCGACCGCCGAGATCATCGAGCAGATCGTGCGCGCCAACCGGGCCATCGCGAACGGCGAGCTCGGCGGCAAGAAGGCGAACGACCACTCGATGGAGCGCGTCTCGAACATCGTCTTCATGGGCATGGGCGAGCCACTCGCCAACTACAAGCGGGTCATGGACGCCGTGCGCATCATGGTCGCGCCGCAGCCCGACGGCCTCGGTATGAGCGCCCGGGGAATCACGGTGTCGACCGTCGGCCTGGTTCCCGCGATCAAGAAGCTCGCGGATGAAGACATCCCGGTCACCTTCGCGCTGTCGCTGCACGCGCCGGACGACGAGCTGCGCGACGAGCTGATCCCGGTGAACTCGCGCTGGAAGGTCGGCGAGGCGCTGGATGCCGCCCGCGAGTACTTCGAGAAGACCGGGCGCCGCGTGTCGATCGAGTACGCCCTGATCAAGGACATGAACGACCACCCGTGGCGCGCCGACCTGCTCGCCTCGAAGCTGAACTCTCGCGGCCGCGGCTGGGTGCATGTGAACCCCATCCCGCTGAACCCCACGCCTGGTTCGATCTGGACGGCCTCCGAGGTCGACGTGCAGAACGAGTTCGTGCGCCGGCTCAACGACGCGGGCATCCCGACCACTCTGCGCGACACCCGCGGCAAGGAGATCGACGGCGCCTGCGGTCAGCTCGTCGCCACCAGCGAAGACGAGGCCGAGGCCGCCGCGCTGGTCTGA
- a CDS encoding SDR family oxidoreductase, with translation MSLAGKTILMSGGSRGIGLAIALRAAADGANIAMLAKTDTPHPKLEGTVHSAAEAIRAAGGQALPIVGDVRDDDQVTEAVMKTQGEFGGIDIVINNASVIDLSRSLDLAAKKYDLMQDVNVRGTFMLSRAAVPVLREAANPHILSLSPPLNISPKWLGAHTGYTLAKYGMTMATLGLAAEFADAGIAANTLWPRTTIATAAVQNLLGGDRVMAASRTADIYADAAYSVITKPAAEYTGQTLIVEDVLEADGVTDFSKYAAVPGTPDDRLFPDIFLD, from the coding sequence ATGTCACTGGCCGGAAAGACCATCCTGATGTCGGGCGGCAGCCGCGGCATCGGCCTCGCGATCGCGCTGCGCGCAGCCGCCGACGGCGCGAACATCGCGATGCTCGCGAAGACCGACACCCCTCATCCCAAGCTGGAGGGGACGGTGCACTCGGCCGCCGAGGCGATCCGCGCGGCCGGCGGGCAGGCGCTGCCGATCGTCGGCGACGTGCGCGACGACGACCAGGTGACCGAGGCCGTCATGAAGACGCAGGGCGAGTTCGGCGGCATCGACATCGTCATCAACAACGCCAGCGTCATCGATCTCTCGCGCTCGCTCGACCTCGCCGCGAAGAAGTACGACCTCATGCAGGACGTCAACGTGCGCGGCACCTTCATGCTCTCCCGTGCGGCCGTGCCCGTGCTGCGCGAGGCGGCGAACCCGCACATCCTGTCGCTGTCGCCGCCGCTGAACATCTCGCCGAAGTGGCTGGGTGCGCACACCGGGTACACGCTCGCGAAGTACGGGATGACGATGGCGACGCTGGGGCTCGCGGCCGAGTTCGCGGATGCCGGCATCGCCGCCAACACGCTCTGGCCACGCACCACGATCGCCACCGCCGCCGTGCAGAACCTGCTGGGCGGCGACAGGGTGATGGCGGCCAGCCGCACGGCCGACATCTACGCCGATGCCGCGTACTCGGTGATCACCAAGCCCGCCGCTGAGTACACGGGTCAGACCCTGATCGTCGAGGACGTGCTCGAGGCCGACGGCGTCACCGACTTCTCGAAGTACGCAGCGGTGCCCGGCACCCCCGACGACCGGCTGTTCCCCGACATCTTCCTCGACTGA
- a CDS encoding SixA phosphatase family protein, with translation MKTLLLARHAKSDWGDQAVRDHDRPLNARGMRDAPAMAARLVGEGVPLGHIVSSTALRARTTADEYAAAFRLEVADEPALYAASARTILSVAAALPDAVDVAMLVGHNPGMADAVAELTGEHVEFPTCAVAECAVDVESWAELIEGSGRLVSLRTPR, from the coding sequence ATGAAGACGCTGCTGCTGGCCCGTCACGCGAAGTCCGACTGGGGCGATCAGGCGGTGCGCGACCACGATCGCCCGCTCAACGCCCGCGGGATGCGCGACGCCCCGGCGATGGCGGCCAGGCTCGTCGGCGAAGGGGTGCCGTTGGGGCACATCGTGTCGAGCACGGCGCTTCGCGCCCGCACCACGGCCGACGAGTACGCGGCGGCGTTCCGCCTCGAGGTCGCCGACGAGCCGGCGCTGTACGCGGCGTCGGCCCGCACCATCCTGTCGGTGGCCGCGGCGCTTCCGGATGCCGTCGACGTCGCGATGCTCGTCGGCCACAACCCCGGAATGGCGGATGCTGTCGCCGAGCTCACCGGCGAGCACGTCGAGTTCCCGACGTGCGCCGTCGCGGAGTGCGCGGTGGACGTCGAGTCGTGGGCGGAGCTGATCGAGGGTTCGGGCCGCCTGGTGTCGCTGCGCACGCCCCGCTGA
- a CDS encoding DUF4407 domain-containing protein, translating to MSYSAHRPGRMDSQGRISFESDAPEGSVTDEDLDFLRQYEPTGSETAQPADDAPETHPTTVIEEAEPAASDEPAESRRPKRAPRPKRERRPRTPGSRMRTMAILGGAEGEILDRVPGETPRFVQMFFVLVGTALVSAISMMFALTTGVQVAIWVAIPLALVWAAIIFNLDRFLTSTMSSTRNVGKMLALALPRVAMAALIGFLVAEPLVLQVFHNDIAREVASTNITQSQSDQDALEKGPEKKALDAATERVAALENQAATGVVAGTDSGSASTSAAKSTVDELTAKMAEQQKVIDSARALYQCELTGEGAGTVPGCTGVNGEGSSSDAAKAQLAQAQQTYDALSAQLRSANDDLSTAETDAKANTAASEQANREQAKDQLPAAKKTYEQALAAYNARADSVAQGNAGAIGLLSQITGLNRLGEKEPTIFWAHWLIAALFFMIELLPVLVKVLTSWGDPSLYERARDIRKQVDLDRVTAEGFRDRAAIVTAADAPAAASRASGSSPAAVATDPAPTQPMTRADIRETTSV from the coding sequence ATGTCCTATTCCGCACATCGCCCTGGCCGGATGGATTCCCAGGGGCGGATCTCGTTCGAGTCCGACGCCCCCGAAGGCTCGGTCACCGACGAAGACCTCGATTTCCTGCGCCAGTACGAGCCCACCGGCTCCGAGACCGCGCAGCCCGCTGACGACGCTCCTGAGACGCACCCGACCACGGTGATCGAGGAAGCCGAGCCCGCAGCATCCGACGAGCCGGCCGAGTCGCGTCGTCCAAAGCGCGCACCGCGGCCGAAGCGCGAGCGACGGCCCCGCACCCCCGGTTCGCGCATGCGGACGATGGCGATCCTCGGCGGCGCCGAGGGCGAGATCCTTGACCGGGTGCCCGGCGAGACCCCGCGCTTCGTGCAGATGTTCTTCGTACTGGTCGGCACCGCGCTGGTCTCGGCGATCTCGATGATGTTCGCGCTGACGACCGGCGTGCAGGTCGCCATCTGGGTCGCGATCCCGCTGGCGCTCGTGTGGGCGGCGATCATCTTCAACCTCGACCGCTTCCTCACCTCGACGATGTCGTCGACCCGCAATGTCGGCAAGATGCTCGCGCTGGCGCTGCCCCGTGTCGCCATGGCCGCGCTGATCGGATTCCTCGTCGCCGAGCCCCTCGTGCTCCAGGTGTTCCACAACGACATCGCCCGCGAGGTGGCATCCACCAACATCACCCAGTCGCAGTCCGACCAGGATGCCCTCGAGAAGGGCCCCGAGAAGAAGGCCCTCGACGCGGCGACCGAGCGCGTCGCCGCCCTCGAGAACCAGGCCGCGACCGGCGTCGTCGCCGGCACCGACTCGGGCTCGGCGAGCACGAGCGCCGCGAAGTCGACCGTCGACGAGCTGACCGCCAAGATGGCCGAGCAGCAGAAGGTCATCGACTCGGCCCGTGCGCTGTACCAGTGCGAGCTGACCGGCGAGGGCGCTGGCACCGTGCCGGGCTGCACCGGCGTGAACGGCGAGGGCTCCAGCTCCGACGCCGCGAAGGCGCAGCTCGCCCAGGCTCAGCAGACCTACGACGCGCTGTCGGCGCAGCTCCGGTCGGCGAACGACGACCTGTCGACAGCAGAGACCGACGCGAAGGCCAACACCGCGGCATCCGAGCAGGCCAACCGCGAGCAGGCGAAGGATCAGCTTCCCGCCGCGAAGAAGACCTACGAGCAGGCGCTCGCCGCATACAACGCGCGCGCCGACTCGGTCGCCCAGGGCAACGCGGGCGCGATCGGCCTGCTCAGTCAGATCACCGGACTCAACCGCCTCGGCGAGAAGGAGCCGACGATCTTCTGGGCGCACTGGCTGATCGCCGCGCTGTTCTTCATGATCGAGCTGCTGCCCGTGCTCGTGAAGGTGCTCACCAGCTGGGGCGACCCGTCGCTCTACGAGCGCGCACGCGATATCCGCAAGCAGGTCGACCTCGACCGGGTCACCGCCGAGGGCTTCCGCGATCGTGCGGCGATCGTGACCGCTGCGGATGCCCCTGCCGCCGCGTCACGGGCATCCGGTTCGTCACCGGCGGCGGTCGCGACCGATCCGGCGCCGACCCAGCCGATGACCCGGGCCGACATCCGCGAGACCACTTCGGTCTGA